ATGCGGCCATTACCATCCGCGTCAAGCTCATGGGCGTATCCCAATAACATGCGCTTCAATGCCCGCTCTGTGGGTTGAGTATCTGACAGCAGCAATAACTTCTGCTCTATCCGGGACCATTCCGTTATGGGATAAAGTAACAGGCAGGGAGAGGAGATATCGACCGTCAGCACCAAGCTGCCAGCCTCAGTTTGCTCATCCTGCCCATACAGCGAATCCCGGTACCGCCTTGGTATAGCGATCCGGCCTTTACTGTCGAGATTGATGGCGCTCGCCCCGCGAAACACTGTTGTCTATTCCTTGTAA
This region of Shewanella sp. NFH-SH190041 genomic DNA includes:
- the mraZ gene encoding division/cell wall cluster transcriptional repressor MraZ, which translates into the protein MFRGASAINLDSKGRIAIPRRYRDSLYGQDEQTEAGSLVLTVDISSPCLLLYPITEWSRIEQKLLLLSDTQPTERALKRMLLGYAHELDADGNGRILLPPPLRQYAGLEKKAMLVGQLNKFELWDEQAWMQQIAQDQQLIQHQSLAVSERLADFSL